The nucleotide sequence ATTGTTGCAAATTTGCAACTCTGCATAACCAATAATATTATCGCTTAAATTTGTAGAACAAAATTAAGCTATGACAGACATTGAGCATTTTATTGAAAGCTTTGGATTGAGGTACGATAAATTTCAAACCCCAAAATTGCAAGGGAATGAAAATCTAAATTTCTTTGATGCAACTTGTTTATTTTTCAATCTGGATGCCAAAAATTCTTTAATAGAGAGCAACATTAAAGATAATTATTCTAAGGTTATAGAAGAATTCACTTATACTCATCAAAATTTCATCTTTCTACCAAGAACTATTCTTTCTAGCAGTTTTGAGATGATTCTCAATTATTATTTGCCAGAATTGAGAAATTATGATTTTCAAAATATTATCAATAAAAAAGAATGGATAATAGCCCAAGCATTAGAAAATGAATTTGAAAAAGAAAATTCTTACAACTTCATTTACCAAAATATTTTGAATTCTGTAGGCTACACAGGAGATATAAAATGTGGCTTTCTTATCAGTTATGCAGGATTCAATTATGTGATTGGTTTTGATGAGTACACTTACTTTTTCAATTCGGGTAATTTGCTTGAAGCATTGATTTTGTTTTTCAAAAGCAAAGTATATATAGATAGCGATGCCCGAGATGCATTTAATATCAGAAATACCATTTATGAAGGTTTGGATAATGAAACCAAAGAAAATCTTTTTCAGATAGAGAAACAGCTTAATGAAATTAAAAAGTCCGGACAATTACTTTTGGCATTACCAGTAATTAAGCAATTGATAGAACAGAATTTTGCTGATATTAGAGAGACCCATTCCCATCTAAGCAAAATTGAAGTTAATCTTATGACACAGCAAATTTTTCTTCCTCAATACAAAAATATAGAGATAAAGCTGAGTTATCTTACAAAAGCTGTTTATCTATTATTTTATGACAATCCACAAGGAATTAATTTGCTTGAAATCAAGAATTACAGAGACCAATTGCTAAGCATCTATTCTTCAATTTGTCCTTTTGATGATTTGGACAAAATAAAGCAAAGTATTGATGACATTACCAATATTGAAACCAAAGCCATATACACTCATTTTTCCAGAATAAAATCTACTTTTTTAAACCTTATGGATTATGAATATGCAAAACATTATATTGTTACAGGAAATTGTCACGGAGATACCTATAAATTTATACCAATAATGAAAACTACCAATCAAAACATTCTTTCTGATGAAGATGATGAGCGTGCTTGCTACTAATCAATATTTAATAGGTCATTTGGACGAACATTCAATGCTTCTGCAATTCTGAAAAGAGTAAAAACTGTTGGATTGGTTCTTCCAGATTCTATTCTAGAAATATTGGTAGGGTCTATTTCTCCCTGCATTTTGCCAACAAGCTCTACTTGAGAAATTCCTTTGGATTCTCTCACTTCTTTGATTCTTTTTCCAACAAGTTTTAGAATTTCAGATTTTTCCAACTTGACTTATTTGACAAGTCAAAAGTGTTGATTATATTTGTTTTATTAAATGCCATATATGGCAATAATTATAGTTTATGGGTTTATTTGATATTTTTAAAAATGATGATTATTTAGAAATGTTTCCTTTTGAGTTAACTTTCAAAACATTTCTGGATGGTTTAAATGAAACATTTTTTTATGGGTTTGCAAAGTTTCAAAAAGTGAATAAAAATGAATTTATACTTACTAGCCAGACAAGTGGTATCTTGACTTTTACTTATAAAAGAGATTCAATTACTATCAATGCATTTTTACCAGATTGTTTTAATCCTGAATTCAATTATACATTTTGGGGAACAAAAAATACTAATGAATCAACACAAAAGAAAATGGTAGCAATATTTTTTAATGAAATAAACAAAATTTGATATGATTTGGTTACTTCTAATTGTGATTATTGGATTTGTGATTTATAATTTCACAAAATACACGAAAGAAAAGAATATAGATTTGGGTTCTGTTGGCGGAATAAAGAACAAGTATAAAGAACTTATAAATTATTTTGATGATTTTGACACAAACAATCTTCCTAGAGTATTGAATAATGATGTCAACTTTTATCAAATAGGTTGGGCAGGAGCAACAACATTAGCCTCAATCAGTTTGTTTGAAGTAGCAGATAAAATTAATATTGAATTTGAATTACAATACAATATACCTGCTTTAAAGAGAAATAATATTGATGTTTCAAGTCTTCCATCTACACATAAAAAGAAAACGTGGAGCTATAGTAATACAATTAGCCAAGTTGAAATTTATAATTCAGTTTCACGAGAAATTGAGTATTTGTGTAGTAATTAAATGCTGATTGAATGTTTGCAATTCTTTACGAAGCAAACTCTTCTGGGTTTTACTTGGGTATGGATAATACTCTTGAATCTGCTGAAACTAGATTTAGAAAAATTACAGATGATTTATTGGAAAAGATTAATAATGAAAAAACCAACAATTCTGAAAAGTTTTTTGAAATGTATGGTGTTTTCAATATTGCTATTTTTTGTACAGATTATGAGTGCTACAAAATTACAACACATAAAAATCAAATTCTCAACTACAAATCTATATTTCAATTAGTAGATTTTTGTCTGTACATTATTGAAATAGATAACAAATTCTGTCCTATTCAAATGAAGAGAAATGAAAATTACTTTTATTATTCAAATAACACTCATATAGAAGGAGCTTTGGAATTAATAATGAATTAAAAAAATAAAATATGAGAAAAATTTACTTTTATCTATTGATATGCTTACCAATATTATTTTCAGCACAATCCATAAGTGCTTCAAGAATATTGTATTATGCTAATTATCAAAACATCAGCTCAATAACCAAAGAATTAAAACAACTTGGTTTCCAAACCAAAACTGATAATTCAGAAGGTTATCCTATTTATCAATTTGCAAAAAAGACTTCCAGAGGAATAGAAAAGATTGAAATGGGAAAAAACACAGAGTTGTTTATGTTTACTTATAAGCCTGCCAATGATGCATACAACATAATAAAAGATAAAATTCTTACTTCTGACTTTCAAGTTGGTTACAATTATAAAAATGGAAAATATTATGAAAATGGAAATATGCGAATTGGTATTAATGATACAAGTGGAATAATCTCAGCTTTTAAACCATTAAAATAAATATTATGATAGGAGGAGTTATCGGAGCAATCATTGTGGGTGTTCTCATCAGTGTTTTGATGAGAAAGAAAAAATAATAGCAATGATTCAATTAAATTTCAAACCACTCTTACTCAGGGTGGTTTTTTAATACCCATACCTTATGAAAAACCAAAATTTACCTTTTCAGATAGGAGAGCATTACGAGAATTGGGAGTTTGATTTGGAGGTGTTAGATGTTGAAAGAATTAAAGGATATGATAACTACTTGTATTTGAAAGAAGTTAATTTATATGGTTTCACTTCCAATTACACAGAATTAATCTTTTTATTTGATATATTGGAACAAGTTATACTTAAACTTAATTTTGAAACACAAGAACAATTAAACCATTTCATTAATAATCTTTCAATCACAAAAATAAAATGGAAAATATTAGAACTCAATCTAACAATAACCTATGGAAATATGGGAGATATGATTATAATTTAACATTCCTATATCATTATGTTGGGAGTTTAAAAATGATTAAAAAGGCATCCTTTTAGGCATACACAAATAATTAAACATTTCATTTAGCTATAAATCAGTAACATATAAATATTGAGAGAGCCCAGCAGGAGGAGCTTTTATTAAAAGGATTTTACAGAAATGTAGAATCCTTTTTTTATTTTTGACTGAAACAATACTGAAACATTATCTAAACTACATTTTAATTATTATTATTTTACCGTTTTAATCTTTTTTTGTAAGCTAAATAAAGATTTCAGCAGATAAAAAACTTAGCTCCATTAGTTTTAAGAAATTTTGGTAAAGAAATTGACTATTGATCATTCGTAAACAATTATAATTCAGTTGCTATGAATATATCTTATTATGATTTTAAAAATCTTCCGAATGAATCTCAGTGTGATATCATTTTCAACGAAGGCCATCTAATGAGCGAGACTGTGAAAGATGAGCTTAGATTTGTTTTATACGAGATTTCACAATTTTCTGTAGAACTCGTATACAGTAAAAACAGAATTGCGACCATCAATGTTTATCAAAATAAAGCTGCATACGTTCATTAATAACCTATTCTATCGGTAAAAAACTATTTTTTATAATAACAAATTTTTATTCTTTTCCTCAATCCACCGACTCATATATTTGGTAGAATTCAATTGATGATGCTGTAGAATTTTTCCAAGAAAATGCGTATTTCTATGGTTATCGAGATGATCTGTTATTTTGTATAGTATAGTCCAGAACGGTTGAATATGAACAGTCTTACAATAAACCTGTTCCAAAATTACGCTTGCATTTTCATTAGCCTGATTCCAGATTGATTCATTGGTATATAAAATCACTGCTTTGTTAGTAAATTCCTCATCAGAATCCTCTATAAAGCCATTCCAAGGGAGATCTCTAGACATAGCTTCTGCACCCACAGAACTCGTAACATTAGGCAATCCGAACATCATACTTTCCCACAATTTTCCTTTCAGTCCTGCGCCAAAAGGAATTGGAGCAAGCAAAACTCTGTACTTTCTGAAAATTTCATCAGCAGACACAGCTCGTCCTTTAACCAAAAATCCTTCTTTCTCATTGTGAAGCTGAAAAACTTTTTCTGTAGCATATGCTCCATATATATGAAGCTCTGCTTCCGGAAGATTTTTTCGGATATATTTCCAGATTTGTTTCAATTTCAGAACCGTCTGCCAGTTTGGTTCGTGAAGAAAATTACCAATGCTTACAAAATGTTGTCTTTTTTGAAAAGAAGTCGTGTTTTTCTCAATCTCTTCAGCCAAGAAAGGCAAATAAAAAAGAATCTCAGCATCTATTCTGAAAGTCTTTGTTAATAATTCATATTCAAATTCAGAAATAATCAGAGAAAGATCACACCGCAGAATTGAAGCTATCTCTCGCAGAAAAACACCATTGATCAAATCATTATGATTGAAGTCTCTTTTTTCCTTAAACGCTTTGTGTCTTGCCTCTCTCAGGAAATGCAAATCTTCCGTATCCAGAATTTTTACCGCTCTCGGGCAATGTTCCGAAACGCGCCAGCCAAATTGTTCCTCTGTAACATATCGATCAAAAATCACAATATCAGGATCAAGTATTTTTATTTTATCATCGAAACTTTCCTGGTTGATTTCAATAGGATGAACGTCGATTTGCTCTGAAAACTCAACATTATTAGCAGCAGTAAGAAAGCTGATTTTATAACCTGCTTCAGAAAAAATTCCAATAAGTTGCATCATCCGCGTTCCAGCAGCGGTAGATTTTGGCTCAGGAATCACCTGCCCGATAATTACTAAATGTTTCACAGAACAAAAGTAATTATTCTGAATATTATTTTGGGATGATTCTCATTCGTTGTCATTGATGATTCACAAGTTTTCGGCATCATTTTTCCATACATTTACAAAATTCTGTTATGATAAGATCTGCTATTTCTGCTGTTTTTTGTCTCGGCTTCTTATTTGTTTCTTGCCAGCAAAAAGAATCTGTCAAAAATCTGCCTCTGGTGGAAACAGAAAAGCCAAACTCTGATTACAAACCTGCCTTTGCCGGACAGACAAGAGTGATGGGCTATAAAACACAAACTCCATACAAGGTAGATGTTATCAATCATAATCTCGGTAAACCTTGGGGAATCGCACAATTACCCGATGGCAATTTTCTGATAACAGAAAAATCAGGCTATATCAACCTCATTTCTAAAGATGGAAAGTCTGTTACCAAGATCACAGGATTACCAAAAGTGGACAGTCGCGGACAAGGTGGATTTTTGGATATTGTAATTGACCCCGATTTTGATAAGAATCAAACTATCTATTGGTCATTTTCAGAACCTTACGAAAAAGAAAATCTGACTTCAGTCGGAAAAGGCGTTTTAAATGGAAATAAAATAATCAATTCAAAGATGATTTTTCGAGCAACGCCTTCTTATGATGGAAGACTGCATTATGGAAGCCGGCTGGCTTTTGACAAAACCGGAAATCTTTTTGTGAGTACCGGTGAAAGATCTGATTTGGAAACGCGACCGCTGGCTCAGGATTTAAAAGTTTATCTAGGAAAAATTATTAAAATCGATAAAGAGGGAAAACCAGCAGCAGGCAATCCTTTTATTGGAAGTAACAAAGCTCAACCAGAAATCTTCTCTTACGGACACAGAAATCCACAGGGAATTGCCATTCATCCAGAAACCGGCGAACTTTGGGAAACCGAAATGGGTCCAAGAGGCGGAGACGAGATCAATCATATCCGGGCTGGAAAAAATTATGGCTGGCCCACAATTACCTATGGAATCGAATATTCTGGGGAGAAAATTAATAACGGCGTCACCAAAAAAGACGGTTTGGAACAACCAGTGTATTACTGGGATCCTGTAATATCTCCAAGTGGAATTACGTTTTACACTGGAAATATCGAGGAGTGGAAAAATAATCTTTTCATCGCTTGTTTAAGTGGCGAAAAAATCAACAGAATCATCATCGAAAATAATAAAGTTGTTGGAGAAGAACGATTATTAGAAAACCAAGGCGAGAGATTCCGCGATGTGTTTGATGGAAAAGATGGCAATCTTTATGCGATTACGGACAGCGGGAAATTGTATCGGATTTCTAAGAAATAAAAAAAAGAGCGTTTTTAGGTAGTCATGGTCGGAAGATTTTTCTTCCGACTTTTTGTATTTAAAATTTTTTGATTTTTTTTGGTTAACTTGTTGATTTTCAATGATTTAATTTGGATTAATGGGTTTTATTTCGTATCTTTATATCTGATAATCAATAACTTATGTCAGTATTTAAAGACCACAAGATTTCTCTTAAACAAGTTTTGGATTTTATTCCCGAAGCTCTTTTGAGCCATCTTTCTGCAACCACGAAGGTGGACTATTACAGCAAGGTGCTTCATGGCAAGAAAATGTTCTACCTTTTGCTTTTCTGTATCTTCGACAATGAAAAACTAAGCCAGAGAACTCTTGAAGATACATTTAACAGCAGCGGCTTCAAAGCACTTTTCGGTTTGGGCGAGAAAGAAAAAGTACGCAGAAGCTCCATCTCGGAGAGGCTCTCCAAAATTGACCCTAATTATTTCAAAGAAATCTACGAGCAGATGTACGGAAGATTTTCGCAACTCTACGATAAAGCCGAGATAGAGAAATACAACCTTATCCGGGTGGACAGTACTATTGTCGCCGATACCTGCTCAAAACTCAAGGAAGGCATCGACCAGAAAAGCGGTAAAAAATTGGTGAAGTTTAGTTTTTCTTTTGATGGTGTTCTGCCTTCGGGAGCAGAGGTTTTTACCGGACAGAAATATTCTGCAGAAGACAATGCGCTGCCGGAAGCCATCCTAAAGCAGGTAAAAAAGGAAGAACATCACGGTAATATTTATGTTATCGACAGGGGTTTGCAGTCGGTAAGGGTGATGAAGGAATTTGAAGAAAAGTCGGTAAAATTCATTGTCCGTTCTAAAGAAAACCGCAAGTTTGAAGAAGTCGAATCCTATCTCACTTCGCAAGGTTTGGAGAGATGGGATGACTGGAGAGTCTTGAAAGACAGTAAAGTAAAACTCTACACCGGAATCCCGGTACAAAACAAGCGTGGAAACGTGCATCACCGCGAAGAAAAAGTAGAAACTGATTTTCGATTGGTGGTAATCCGTAACGAAAAAACAAAGAAAGAGTTTTGGTTTTTAACCAACGAGTTTGAACTCACCAGCAAGGAAATTGCTGACTATTACCGCAAACGCTGGGATATTGAAGTTTTCTTCAGATTCCTAAAGCAGGAACTCAATCTGAGCCATTTGGTCTCGCTCAACAAAAATGGCATCGAAGTGATGGTATACATGACGATGATTGCCTCAATGCTTTTGCTGATTTACAAAAAAGCCAACGCTTTAGGCTACAAAACCGCAAAAAGGCGCATTGCCATGGAACTTCGCGATATGATTACCGAAATACTTATCATTTTTGCAGGCGGAGACCCCGGAAAGGTATTCAAAACTTAGTCATAAAAAATGGCCGGAATTTCTTCCGACCATGACTACGTTTTTAGGCGCTCTTTTTTGTGTTAAATAATGACAACTTTCTAAAAGTTAAACATTATTCTTGTGAATGCTTGCCGGCCTGCAAATCCCATTTGTACCGGATCAAATATACCTCCGGACTCCGTATTACCATCGCTTACCGAGCCAATCTGCTTCGTTGGATATCGGTTGAAAATATTTTTGCCTCCCAAAATCCAGGTAAAATGCTTATTAAACTCATAACCGACAGATACATCAGTCGTAGTTTTTGGATTATAAACTTGATAATCGTCCGGACCATTATAACCTACCAAAGTCACTTTATCAAATCTCACCAACTGTAAATTCGTGTTGAATTTGTTGATTTTATAATTAAGGTTAAGATTGATCTTCGTTTTTGGAGCTGATGCCAAAATGAAAGCTCGCTCTCTTGCACTTAGATACGTGTCTTCCAGGCCTTTGAGTTTATCGCTGGTGTGGACACTAAGGATAGACATATTGTTATAATTTCCGGCTAAGGTTGCGGTCAATTTACCTTCACCGATCTGATCAGTGTAACTCAAAATAACATCCACCCCATTAGATTCTGTATCCACTGCGTTGGAAAAGAACTGGGCTTGGTTAATACTTTGGTCGAGATTACCACCTGTGGCTGCCAAAAGGATATCTCTGTCAAAGGTTCCTGTTAAAACAATTCGGTTTTTTACTTTAATGTGATAGGCATCGACTGTTGCTGTAAACTTATGCGAGTTGAAAGTAAAACCTGCGCTGGCATTATCAGAGGTTTCCTGTTTAAGCTGTGGAATGCCAACCGCTGCCGCCAGACTGCTGTCGTTAGACGCTAGAAGAATGGTTGTTAACTGGCCACCTTGAAAGTTGGTAAACTGCAAACTGTAATATTTCTGTACCAAAGATGGTGCCCGGAACCCCGTTGAAACTGAACCCCTGAAGGCGAATTGTGGCGTAATAGCATATCTTGTAGAGAA is from Epilithonimonas vandammei and encodes:
- a CDS encoding PQQ-dependent sugar dehydrogenase; the protein is MIRSAISAVFCLGFLFVSCQQKESVKNLPLVETEKPNSDYKPAFAGQTRVMGYKTQTPYKVDVINHNLGKPWGIAQLPDGNFLITEKSGYINLISKDGKSVTKITGLPKVDSRGQGGFLDIVIDPDFDKNQTIYWSFSEPYEKENLTSVGKGVLNGNKIINSKMIFRATPSYDGRLHYGSRLAFDKTGNLFVSTGERSDLETRPLAQDLKVYLGKIIKIDKEGKPAAGNPFIGSNKAQPEIFSYGHRNPQGIAIHPETGELWETEMGPRGGDEINHIRAGKNYGWPTITYGIEYSGEKINNGVTKKDGLEQPVYYWDPVISPSGITFYTGNIEEWKNNLFIACLSGEKINRIIIENNKVVGEERLLENQGERFRDVFDGKDGNLYAITDSGKLYRISKK
- a CDS encoding glycosyltransferase; its protein translation is MKHLVIIGQVIPEPKSTAAGTRMMQLIGIFSEAGYKISFLTAANNVEFSEQIDVHPIEINQESFDDKIKILDPDIVIFDRYVTEEQFGWRVSEHCPRAVKILDTEDLHFLREARHKAFKEKRDFNHNDLINGVFLREIASILRCDLSLIISEFEYELLTKTFRIDAEILFYLPFLAEEIEKNTTSFQKRQHFVSIGNFLHEPNWQTVLKLKQIWKYIRKNLPEAELHIYGAYATEKVFQLHNEKEGFLVKGRAVSADEIFRKYRVLLAPIPFGAGLKGKLWESMMFGLPNVTSSVGAEAMSRDLPWNGFIEDSDEEFTNKAVILYTNESIWNQANENASVILEQVYCKTVHIQPFWTILYKITDHLDNHRNTHFLGKILQHHQLNSTKYMSRWIEEKNKNLLL
- a CDS encoding helix-turn-helix domain-containing protein → MEKSEILKLVGKRIKEVRESKGISQVELVGKMQGEIDPTNISRIESGRTNPTVFTLFRIAEALNVRPNDLLNID
- a CDS encoding IS4 family transposase, which translates into the protein MSVFKDHKISLKQVLDFIPEALLSHLSATTKVDYYSKVLHGKKMFYLLLFCIFDNEKLSQRTLEDTFNSSGFKALFGLGEKEKVRRSSISERLSKIDPNYFKEIYEQMYGRFSQLYDKAEIEKYNLIRVDSTIVADTCSKLKEGIDQKSGKKLVKFSFSFDGVLPSGAEVFTGQKYSAEDNALPEAILKQVKKEEHHGNIYVIDRGLQSVRVMKEFEEKSVKFIVRSKENRKFEEVESYLTSQGLERWDDWRVLKDSKVKLYTGIPVQNKRGNVHHREEKVETDFRLVVIRNEKTKKEFWFLTNEFELTSKEIADYYRKRWDIEVFFRFLKQELNLSHLVSLNKNGIEVMVYMTMIASMLLLIYKKANALGYKTAKRRIAMELRDMITEILIIFAGGDPGKVFKT